A stretch of Endozoicomonas sp. SCSIO W0465 DNA encodes these proteins:
- a CDS encoding phnA protein, with protein MAKGLLKHRERQSALSLLGKDLARRAKSKCELCEASGVPLSIYEVEPVPGEPDYDHCLMLCETCKTQLENPKHLEPNHWRCLTKSIWSQIPAVQVVSLRQLRKLSAKQDWAIEALEQAYIEPDIEQWAGSE; from the coding sequence ATGGCCAAAGGGCTATTAAAGCACCGGGAGCGACAGAGTGCCCTGAGTCTGTTGGGAAAAGATCTGGCGCGCCGGGCAAAATCAAAATGTGAACTGTGTGAAGCCTCCGGAGTTCCGCTGTCCATCTATGAGGTAGAGCCCGTTCCCGGCGAGCCAGACTACGACCATTGTCTGATGCTTTGTGAAACCTGTAAAACGCAACTGGAGAATCCAAAGCACCTGGAGCCTAACCACTGGCGCTGCCTGACCAAAAGTATCTGGAGCCAGATACCCGCCGTTCAGGTGGTTTCTCTCAGGCAGTTGAGGAAATTATCGGCAAAACAGGATTGGGCGATTGAAGCACTGGAACAGGCATACATTGAGCCTGACATTGAGCAGTGGGCAGGCTCAGAGTAA